Proteins encoded together in one Anaerotignum propionicum DSM 1682 window:
- a CDS encoding dCMP deaminase family protein, producing the protein MEALRASWDEYFMQIAEIVKTRSTCLRRQVGAVIVKDNRIITTGYNGAPSGLMHCTELGGCERERLGIPSGQRHELCRALHAEQNAIIQAANLGISTDDGTIYITLQPCVICAKMLINAGIKRIVHKGEYPDELSRRILEEAKIEITIMAE; encoded by the coding sequence ATGGAAGCATTGAGAGCTAGTTGGGATGAGTACTTTATGCAGATTGCAGAAATTGTAAAAACCAGATCAACCTGTTTACGCCGACAAGTTGGAGCTGTAATTGTAAAAGATAACAGAATTATCACCACTGGGTATAATGGTGCACCATCAGGTTTGATGCACTGTACAGAGCTTGGCGGTTGCGAAAGAGAACGATTAGGGATTCCATCTGGTCAGCGTCATGAGCTGTGTCGTGCGTTGCATGCAGAGCAAAATGCAATTATTCAGGCGGCAAATCTAGGAATTTCCACGGATGATGGAACCATTTATATTACCTTGCAACCTTGTGTTATTTGTGCCAAGATGCTGATTAATGCGGGGATTAAGCGCATTGTTCATAAGGGGGAGTATCCTGATGAGCTATCCAGAAGAATTTTGGAAGAGGCAAAGATAGAAATTACCATTATGGCGGAATAA
- a CDS encoding peptide deformylase has protein sequence MEQKILLLGNPALYQVSTPVTKEDYPNLPKIVEDLHDTLMAFRKKYGAGRAIAAPQIGVPKRILYMHIDHPVVFLNPRLEFPDEEQMEVLDDCMSFPNLLVKVMRYRHCIIHYTDMEQRPCKMELSGDLAELLQHEFDHLDGILAVMRSINNQSFFWKETLQKS, from the coding sequence ATGGAGCAAAAAATTTTACTCTTAGGCAATCCCGCACTGTATCAAGTTTCTACTCCCGTAACAAAAGAAGACTATCCCAATCTCCCCAAAATCGTAGAGGATTTACATGATACACTCATGGCATTTCGCAAAAAATATGGCGCCGGACGTGCCATCGCCGCACCTCAAATTGGAGTACCAAAAAGAATTTTATATATGCATATCGATCACCCTGTGGTATTTCTCAATCCCCGTTTAGAATTTCCCGATGAGGAGCAGATGGAAGTGTTAGACGACTGCATGTCCTTCCCAAATCTCTTGGTTAAGGTAATGCGCTATCGACACTGCATCATTCACTATACTGATATGGAACAACGTCCATGCAAAATGGAGTTAAGTGGTGACCTAGCCGAGTTATTACAGCACGAATTTGACCATCTAGATGGTATTTTGGCAGTCATGCGCAGTATTAATAATCAGTCCTTTTTCTGGAAAGAAACACTCCAGAAATCTTAA
- the ruvA gene encoding Holliday junction branch migration protein RuvA: protein MISYIKGTLAHRGESFIILENGGMGYQIFVSAGFLSRMPEVGKDIKVFTYMSVKEDGISLFGFSSKEEQEMFLKLLTVGGVGPKGALGFLSQLTPQEIVMAILSADAKTLSKAPGVGKKTAQRVILELKDKCTTEDAIAIPMEMVDGDSVGGAKFEAIEAMTALGYSRSEAAKAVGLVAAEGMTTEDILKAALKKMITY from the coding sequence ATGATCTCTTATATTAAGGGTACCTTGGCGCATCGAGGCGAAAGCTTTATCATTTTGGAAAATGGTGGAATGGGATATCAGATTTTTGTTTCTGCCGGATTCCTCTCCAGAATGCCTGAGGTGGGCAAGGATATAAAGGTTTTCACATATATGAGTGTGAAAGAGGACGGAATCTCTCTCTTTGGTTTTTCATCAAAAGAAGAGCAAGAAATGTTTCTGAAATTATTAACCGTCGGTGGCGTTGGGCCTAAGGGGGCATTGGGATTTTTATCACAGCTGACGCCTCAGGAAATTGTCATGGCGATTTTATCCGCGGATGCGAAAACCCTTTCAAAAGCCCCCGGTGTGGGAAAAAAGACAGCGCAACGGGTTATTTTGGAATTAAAGGATAAATGCACAACGGAGGATGCTATTGCAATCCCCATGGAGATGGTGGACGGAGACTCTGTTGGTGGTGCAAAATTTGAAGCAATCGAAGCCATGACGGCGTTGGGATACAGCCGCAGTGAGGCCGCTAAGGCGGTGGGATTGGTGGCTGCCGAAGGCATGACTACGGAAGATATTTTAAAAGCGGCATTAAAAAAGATGATTACATATTAA
- the ruvB gene encoding Holliday junction branch migration DNA helicase RuvB, giving the protein MENRRILTAAFGEEDKEFEPKLRPQQLDSYIGQESVKENLKVFIQAAQQRGEALDHVLLYGPPGLGKTTLSNIIAKEMGVHIKTTSGPAIERAGDMAAVLNSLSEGDILFIDEIHRLNRMIEEILYPAMEDYVIDIMIGKGPGARSVRLDLPKFTLIGATTRIGLLTAPLRDRFGVVQRLEPYDIHSLKTIICRSADVLQVEIDEDGAEEIARRSRGTPRIANRLLKRVRDFAQVRYEGAINGEVARFALDLLEVDKMGLDLIDRKMLLMMIEKFDGKPVGLDTLAASIGEESETIEDVYEPYLLQLGYIQRTPRGRVVTGAGYAHFGLKAKEV; this is encoded by the coding sequence TTGGAAAATCGGCGAATACTAACAGCGGCGTTTGGTGAGGAGGATAAAGAATTTGAACCCAAGCTCAGACCCCAGCAGTTAGACAGCTATATTGGACAGGAAAGTGTAAAAGAAAATTTAAAGGTGTTTATTCAAGCGGCTCAGCAAAGGGGAGAAGCCTTGGATCATGTTTTGCTATATGGTCCTCCCGGATTGGGAAAGACTACTTTATCCAATATTATTGCCAAAGAGATGGGGGTTCATATCAAAACCACATCAGGCCCTGCCATTGAGCGTGCGGGGGATATGGCGGCTGTTTTAAACAGCTTAAGCGAAGGGGATATTCTTTTTATTGACGAAATCCATCGATTAAACCGTATGATTGAGGAAATACTGTATCCTGCTATGGAGGATTATGTCATAGATATCATGATTGGCAAGGGGCCGGGGGCAAGATCTGTTAGATTGGATTTGCCTAAGTTTACGCTGATTGGGGCTACCACCAGAATTGGCCTTCTTACGGCGCCCTTAAGGGATCGATTTGGTGTTGTGCAACGCCTAGAACCTTACGATATCCATAGCCTGAAGACGATTATTTGTCGTTCTGCTGATGTTTTGCAGGTTGAAATAGATGAAGACGGTGCAGAGGAAATTGCCCGTCGTTCAAGGGGAACTCCCCGAATTGCTAATCGTCTTTTAAAAAGAGTAAGAGATTTTGCCCAGGTGCGCTATGAAGGAGCAATCAATGGTGAGGTCGCTCGTTTTGCTTTGGATTTATTAGAGGTTGATAAAATGGGGCTGGATTTGATTGACCGTAAAATGCTATTGATGATGATAGAGAAGTTTGATGGTAAGCCTGTAGGGCTTGATACCCTAGCAGCTTCTATTGGAGAAGAATCGGAGACCATTGAGGATGTGTATGAGCCATATCTGCTACAGTTGGGCTATATACAACGTACCCCCAGAGGAAGAGTCGTGACGGGAGCCGGATATGCTCATTTTGGGCTAAAAGCGAAAGAGGTTTGA
- the rbr gene encoding rubrerythrin produces MELKGSKTEKNLLSAFMGEAMAAVRYKLYAEKAHEEGYEQIKGIFDETSDNEIQHAKRILDFSKGIGNTEANLKAGAYGEHEEWSDIYKEMEATAREENFVEIANFFKHVASVEKEHEERYQSLLKLLEEQKVFQGDESTVWVCKNCGYVHVGKQPPQKCPVCQYPQAYYERKANNY; encoded by the coding sequence ATGGAATTAAAGGGCAGTAAGACGGAAAAGAATCTCCTTTCCGCTTTTATGGGAGAGGCGATGGCAGCGGTTCGGTATAAGTTGTATGCAGAAAAGGCTCATGAAGAAGGTTATGAGCAGATAAAAGGTATTTTTGATGAAACCTCGGATAATGAGATTCAGCATGCAAAGCGTATTTTGGATTTTTCCAAGGGCATTGGCAATACCGAAGCGAATCTGAAGGCAGGTGCCTATGGCGAGCATGAGGAATGGTCAGATATTTATAAAGAAATGGAAGCAACTGCCAGAGAGGAAAACTTTGTTGAAATTGCAAATTTCTTTAAGCATGTTGCTTCTGTGGAAAAGGAACATGAAGAGCGTTATCAATCTTTGCTGAAATTATTGGAAGAGCAAAAGGTTTTTCAGGGAGATGAAAGCACTGTTTGGGTGTGCAAAAACTGCGGCTATGTTCATGTAGGAAAACAGCCACCTCAAAAATGCCCTGTATGTCAGTATCCACAGGCATATTATGAAAGAAAGGCAAACAATTATTAA
- the sfsA gene encoding DNA/RNA nuclease SfsA gives MIYKNMKEAVFIKRTNRFFAFVSIDGVETPVHVKNTGRCKELLQEGARVFLEPAENPLRKTKYSLISVYKGDTLVNMDSQAPNQVVAEALLEGRIPEIGEVSVLRREVVYGNSRFDLYFEVGDRRGYIEVKGATLEEDGICKFPDAPTSRGRKHILELIQAVQDGFEAYILFVIQMEGTKAFFPHWERDAAFSKALVEAEQAGVKVLAYDCKVSIDALELSQKVFSSLEQRR, from the coding sequence ATGATTTATAAGAACATGAAGGAAGCCGTTTTTATAAAGCGAACCAATCGCTTTTTTGCTTTTGTAAGCATAGACGGAGTGGAAACGCCGGTTCATGTAAAAAACACAGGTCGATGCAAGGAGTTGCTGCAAGAAGGTGCTAGGGTATTTTTGGAGCCCGCAGAGAATCCTTTGAGAAAAACAAAATATTCTCTGATTTCCGTTTATAAAGGAGACACCTTGGTAAATATGGATTCTCAAGCGCCAAATCAGGTTGTAGCAGAGGCGTTATTGGAAGGTAGAATTCCGGAAATTGGTGAAGTTTCTGTTTTGCGCAGAGAAGTTGTTTATGGAAATTCTCGTTTTGACTTATATTTTGAAGTAGGAGATCGCCGTGGATACATTGAGGTTAAGGGTGCTACCTTAGAGGAAGATGGGATTTGTAAATTTCCTGACGCACCCACTAGTCGAGGCAGAAAACATATTTTAGAATTAATTCAGGCGGTTCAGGATGGATTTGAGGCATATATTTTGTTTGTAATCCAAATGGAAGGTACAAAGGCCTTTTTTCCCCATTGGGAGCGAGATGCTGCATTTTCCAAGGCGTTGGTTGAGGCAGAGCAAGCCGGTGTAAAAGTTTTGGCCTATGATTGTAAAGTAAGCATAGATGCATTAGAACTCTCACAAAAAGTTTTCTCTTCTTTAGAACAGCGGAGATAG
- a CDS encoding D-alanyl-D-alanine carboxypeptidase family protein: MKKKILAAVTAFFCFLAPFSVCAEEGDNSSLQLQSKSAVLMDQATGTVVYEKNSHEAMPLASVTKVMTLLLIYEAQADGKFAWTDTVQVSDHAAAMGGSQVFLEPGETQTAADMTKCIAIASANDAAVAMAEFVAGSEEAFVEKMNQRAKELGMKDTVFVNACGLDADGHVSSAYDIALMSRELMRKFPEIKEYTTTWMDTITHKTRKGETEFGLTNTNKLIKWYEGATGLKTGSTGKALYCLSGTAERNGFALVGVVMAAPDFKVRFQEVMKLLDFGFANYTIEKGYPVGQDMGMIPVEKGMKEGINAVVKDEISVLMSKGSKGQWETKTELMPNVKAPIAQGSKVGEMVYTLDGKEVGKTDLIAAEAVEKASIHMMLQRMMKQWC, from the coding sequence ATGAAAAAAAAGATATTGGCGGCAGTGACAGCATTTTTCTGTTTTCTGGCGCCCTTTTCTGTTTGTGCGGAAGAAGGCGACAACAGCAGTTTGCAACTGCAGTCAAAAAGCGCTGTTTTGATGGATCAGGCGACGGGTACGGTGGTATATGAAAAAAATAGCCATGAGGCGATGCCCCTTGCCAGTGTAACAAAAGTTATGACATTACTGCTGATTTATGAGGCCCAGGCAGACGGAAAGTTTGCATGGACTGATACGGTACAGGTAAGTGACCATGCGGCGGCGATGGGGGGGTCTCAGGTGTTTTTAGAACCGGGAGAAACCCAGACGGCGGCAGATATGACAAAATGCATTGCCATTGCATCTGCAAATGATGCCGCTGTGGCAATGGCTGAGTTTGTAGCAGGGAGCGAGGAAGCATTTGTTGAAAAAATGAACCAAAGGGCGAAAGAATTGGGTATGAAAGATACCGTTTTTGTAAATGCCTGTGGGTTGGATGCAGACGGTCACGTTTCCAGTGCATATGATATTGCGTTAATGAGTCGGGAGTTAATGAGAAAATTCCCAGAAATCAAGGAATATACAACCACTTGGATGGACACCATCACCCACAAAACCAGAAAAGGAGAAACAGAGTTTGGGCTAACCAATACCAATAAGCTGATTAAATGGTACGAGGGCGCAACAGGTTTGAAAACAGGTTCAACAGGTAAGGCTCTCTATTGTTTATCGGGTACAGCTGAACGAAATGGTTTCGCATTGGTTGGCGTTGTTATGGCGGCTCCTGATTTCAAGGTTCGTTTTCAAGAAGTTATGAAGCTTCTGGATTTTGGTTTTGCAAATTATACAATAGAAAAGGGATATCCCGTTGGTCAGGATATGGGAATGATTCCTGTGGAAAAGGGTATGAAGGAAGGCATTAATGCGGTGGTAAAGGATGAAATTTCTGTGCTGATGAGTAAAGGCAGCAAAGGACAATGGGAAACGAAAACGGAACTTATGCCCAATGTTAAGGCACCCATAGCCCAAGGCTCCAAGGTTGGCGAAATGGTTTATACGCTAGATGGTAAGGAAGTAGGTAAAACAGATTTAATTGCTGCAGAGGCAGTAGAAAAGGCCAGCATACATATGATGCTTCAGCGGATGATGAAACAGTGGTGCTAG
- a CDS encoding GGDEF domain-containing protein: MKIGADINIFVIILLALIILIGKTAVQGQKNFKLFYRVIVFFILTLTAGSFYYFTEGATLKGFVLFSHFMMIAFHVFGAISAYSWFIFVLHETEDNLHCNPSLKNFYILPLIFQCTLLISCGIFYYDEKNQYLQGYLCIFQYLLIFGYLFAGASISFIKYIKEKRYAQQKNCFFLCLFSLLPLLGMGIDVVFPNLNSILPFLVISIVMQYLNLMKKEIFQDPLTKLNNRREFQRHLVTVTKTIRKEDVFLIFFDINDFKSINDTFGHVEGDRALVMIAQILNAAFSNTKAFIARYGGDEFAVILKKEEPEILSYLKKVDASLVTLSASLPYNISLSVGYSVYGEENANTIESLIQSADKKMYWNKEEQKKTICENESMASFHSIP; this comes from the coding sequence ATGAAAATCGGTGCAGATATTAACATATTCGTAATCATTCTGCTTGCGTTAATTATTCTCATCGGCAAAACCGCGGTACAAGGACAAAAAAATTTCAAACTCTTTTATAGAGTCATAGTTTTCTTTATTTTGACCTTGACAGCAGGCAGTTTTTATTATTTCACGGAAGGCGCAACGTTAAAAGGATTTGTTCTTTTCAGCCATTTTATGATGATAGCGTTCCATGTTTTTGGAGCAATTAGTGCTTATTCATGGTTTATTTTTGTTCTTCATGAGACAGAAGATAATTTACACTGCAATCCTTCTCTGAAAAATTTTTATATCCTTCCACTGATTTTTCAATGTACTTTGCTTATTAGCTGTGGGATATTTTATTATGATGAAAAAAATCAGTACCTACAAGGGTACTTATGCATTTTTCAATATCTTCTGATTTTCGGATACCTTTTTGCTGGGGCATCTATCTCCTTTATAAAATATATAAAAGAAAAAAGATATGCACAACAAAAAAACTGCTTTTTTCTATGTCTGTTTTCCTTGCTGCCTCTGTTGGGAATGGGAATTGACGTCGTCTTTCCAAATCTCAATTCCATACTTCCTTTCCTTGTGATTTCTATTGTAATGCAATATCTTAATCTTATGAAAAAGGAAATTTTTCAAGATCCCTTAACAAAGCTGAATAATCGCAGAGAGTTTCAACGCCATTTAGTAACAGTGACGAAAACGATAAGAAAAGAAGATGTTTTCCTAATTTTCTTTGATATCAATGACTTTAAAAGTATTAATGATACCTTCGGACATGTGGAAGGAGATCGGGCTTTAGTTATGATTGCCCAGATATTAAATGCGGCATTTTCAAATACAAAAGCTTTTATTGCTAGGTATGGTGGAGATGAATTTGCAGTCATTCTAAAAAAAGAAGAACCAGAAATTTTATCCTATCTAAAAAAAGTGGATGCCTCTTTGGTTACTCTTTCCGCATCTTTGCCATACAACATTTCCTTAAGCGTGGGATATTCCGTCTATGGGGAAGAGAACGCAAACACCATAGAAAGCCTGATACAATCTGCAGATAAAAAGATGTATTGGAATAAAGAGGAGCAGAAGAAAACAATATGTGAAAATGAGTCTATGGCAAGCTTTCACTCAATCCCATGA
- a CDS encoding LysE family transporter → MFHWLNFLTYAVITTATPGPNNIMSMSNAGRVGLKKSYPFNMGIWVGFMAVMIICTVLSSVLNAVMPIIKTPMLIAGAAYMLYLAYKTLKRTGEISEKQVKNGFLSGLFLQFINPKIYIYGMVSMESYILPYFHDSPVKLLGFAILLATIGCFFNLCWAAFGSVFRILFSHHARVTNTVMALLLVYCAIALFL, encoded by the coding sequence GTGTTTCATTGGCTAAATTTTTTAACGTATGCGGTAATAACAACAGCAACGCCGGGTCCCAATAATATCATGTCTATGTCTAATGCAGGACGGGTAGGACTAAAGAAGTCATATCCCTTTAATATGGGGATTTGGGTTGGATTTATGGCAGTTATGATTATATGTACAGTATTAAGCAGTGTTTTAAATGCGGTGATGCCCATAATAAAAACACCTATGCTCATTGCGGGAGCGGCATATATGCTGTATTTGGCATATAAAACATTAAAAAGAACGGGAGAAATTTCAGAAAAGCAGGTGAAAAACGGGTTTCTTTCCGGCTTGTTTCTGCAATTTATCAATCCTAAAATCTATATTTATGGTATGGTTTCCATGGAATCTTACATATTACCTTATTTTCATGACAGCCCAGTAAAGCTTTTGGGCTTTGCAATATTATTAGCCACAATAGGATGTTTTTTTAATCTGTGTTGGGCGGCTTTTGGCTCTGTATTCAGAATTTTATTTTCTCATCATGCAAGAGTGACCAATACGGTAATGGCATTGCTTTTGGTTTACTGTGCAATTGCTTTATTTTTATAG
- a CDS encoding alpha/beta-type small acid-soluble spore protein: MSGTNNSTSNKMNVPEARAAMEQFKYEVANEIGVPLKKGYNGDLTSAQNGYVGGYMVKKMIEAQERAMAGKTQG; this comes from the coding sequence ATGAGTGGAACAAATAACAGCACAAGCAATAAGATGAACGTACCCGAGGCTAGAGCAGCTATGGAACAGTTCAAATACGAAGTAGCAAATGAAATTGGCGTACCTTTGAAAAAGGGCTACAACGGAGACTTAACATCCGCACAGAACGGCTATGTTGGTGGCTATATGGTAAAGAAAATGATCGAAGCTCAGGAAAGAGCAATGGCCGGCAAAACTCAGGGCTAA
- a CDS encoding Crp/Fnr family transcriptional regulator: MKYISVLKNSPLFFGIKTEEIQTMLGCLTSNEKKFNKNELVFRQGETVNAMGLVLSGRIHILKEDFWGNRIILSDISPSQMFGESFACAHTQSITVSALAVEPTIVLFLDIKQILNSCSTSCIYHSRIIRNLLSVLADKNIMLTGKIEHITKRTTREKLLSYLSAESIKAGSPVFQIPFNRQQLAEYLAVDRSAMSLELSKLQQENYLTYYKNSFHLKDNPTN, translated from the coding sequence ATGAAATATATTTCTGTTTTGAAAAATTCACCCCTTTTCTTTGGAATAAAGACAGAGGAAATACAAACTATGCTTGGCTGTCTGACTTCCAACGAAAAAAAATTTAATAAAAATGAATTGGTTTTTCGGCAGGGAGAAACAGTAAATGCCATGGGCCTTGTTTTATCAGGACGCATTCATATTTTAAAAGAAGATTTTTGGGGCAATCGCATCATACTAAGTGATATCTCACCTTCCCAAATGTTTGGAGAATCATTTGCTTGTGCACACACCCAAAGCATCACTGTTAGTGCCCTTGCTGTAGAACCAACCATCGTTTTATTTTTGGATATAAAACAAATTCTAAATTCCTGTTCTACTTCCTGCATATATCATTCCCGTATAATTCGAAATTTGCTTTCCGTTTTGGCGGATAAAAATATCATGCTCACAGGTAAAATTGAGCATATTACAAAAAGAACAACCAGAGAAAAGCTTTTATCTTATCTTTCTGCGGAATCAATTAAGGCAGGTTCGCCTGTATTCCAAATTCCATTTAACCGACAACAGCTTGCTGAATATTTGGCAGTAGACCGCAGTGCTATGTCTCTTGAGCTTTCTAAACTGCAACAAGAGAATTACTTAACATATTATAAAAATTCATTTCATTTAAAAGACAACCCAACAAATTAA
- a CDS encoding cation:proton antiporter gives MESYEFLLVLSLILFFTKICGLMTEKINLPQVLGALVAGVVLGPSALGIIEETDFLMTASEIGVIMLMFSAGLETDMKELKRAGGPACFVAALGVILPILFCGGLYYFFFSDSFTYMNFLKSVFVGVVFSATSVSITVETLSEMGKIKTKVGTIIIGAAIIDDIIGIIVLSVISGLSEGATGSPIMVMGKIISFFGFVAVVGFVVNNLFKKLDRHHGKSKRVVVWSLAFCFLMAYIAEKYFGIADITGAYFAGLTLCNITKTRSFVGDKISIVSYIFFSPVFFASIGINTNITGLDSNTLLFALLLFLIAVLTKVIGCGGGARLFKMTKQQSLGIGIGMISRGEVALMVAQKGLLLHMVDAKIFPALVLAIVATVFITPILLNMVMKNYSESKQVSV, from the coding sequence ATGGAGTCCTATGAATTTTTGTTAGTGCTTTCATTAATACTATTTTTTACAAAAATATGCGGATTAATGACGGAAAAGATAAACCTGCCTCAGGTTCTGGGGGCGTTGGTTGCAGGAGTTGTCTTAGGTCCAAGTGCTCTTGGTATCATAGAGGAAACGGATTTTTTAATGACTGCATCAGAAATTGGCGTAATCATGTTAATGTTTAGTGCGGGTTTGGAAACAGATATGAAAGAGCTGAAAAGAGCAGGAGGGCCGGCGTGTTTTGTGGCAGCACTGGGGGTTATATTACCGATCCTTTTTTGCGGTGGACTGTACTATTTCTTTTTTTCGGATAGTTTTACCTATATGAACTTTTTAAAATCAGTTTTTGTTGGAGTGGTTTTCTCGGCAACTTCCGTTAGCATTACCGTTGAAACTTTAAGTGAGATGGGAAAAATCAAAACGAAGGTGGGCACAATTATTATTGGAGCAGCAATTATTGATGACATCATAGGCATTATTGTATTATCTGTTATATCAGGCTTAAGCGAAGGTGCAACAGGAAGCCCTATTATGGTAATGGGAAAGATCATTAGCTTTTTTGGTTTTGTAGCAGTAGTGGGATTTGTGGTAAATAATTTATTTAAAAAACTAGATAGACACCATGGGAAAAGTAAGCGTGTTGTTGTGTGGTCCCTTGCATTTTGCTTTTTAATGGCATATATTGCAGAGAAGTATTTTGGCATTGCAGATATTACAGGTGCGTATTTTGCAGGTTTGACACTTTGTAATATTACAAAAACCCGTAGTTTTGTGGGGGACAAAATTTCTATTGTATCCTATATTTTCTTCTCTCCTGTTTTTTTTGCCAGCATCGGAATCAACACAAACATTACTGGGCTAGATTCGAATACTCTGTTATTTGCACTACTTCTTTTTTTAATCGCTGTCCTGACAAAAGTCATCGGATGTGGCGGTGGTGCAAGACTCTTTAAAATGACAAAGCAACAATCCTTGGGAATAGGCATTGGGATGATTTCCAGGGGAGAGGTAGCACTGATGGTGGCGCAAAAGGGGTTATTATTGCATATGGTTGATGCCAAAATTTTTCCGGCTCTAGTCTTAGCCATTGTTGCTACGGTTTTTATTACTCCGATTTTATTAAACATGGTTATGAAAAATTACAGTGAATCAAAACAAGTGTCAGTTTAG